One genomic window of Mus musculus strain C57BL/6J chromosome 4, GRCm38.p6 C57BL/6J includes the following:
- the Slc25a34 gene encoding solute carrier family 25 member 34: MKPTQAQMAPAMDSREMVSPAVDLVLGASACCLACVFTNPLEVVKTRLQLQGELQAPGTYPRPYRGFVSSVAAVARADGLWGLQKGLAAGLLYQGLMNGVRFYCYSLACQAGLTQQPGGTVVAGAAAGALGAFVGSPAYLVKTQLQAQTVATMAVGHQHQHQGVLSALETIWRQQGMLGLWRGVGGAVPRVTVGSAAQLATFTSAKAWVQDRQWFLEDSWLVTLAGGMISSIAVVAVMTPLDVVSTRLYNQPVDRAGRGQLYGGLADCLVKTCQQEGPLALYKGLGPAYLRLGPHTILSMFFWDELRKLVARAQHQGT, from the exons ATGAAGCCAACTCAGGCACAGATGGCTCCTGCCATGGATTCGAGGGAGATGGTGTCCCCGGCTGTGGACCTGGTGCTGGGTGCCTCAGCCTGCTGCCTGGCCTGTGTATTCACCAACCCCCTGGAAGTGGTAAAGACCCGTCTACAACTGCAGGGGGAACTGCAGGCCCCAGGCACCTACCCACGGCCCTACCGGGGCTTTGTGTCTTCTGTTGCAGCCGTGGCCCGGGCAGATGGGCTATGGGGCCTGCAGAAGGGGCTGGCTGCTGGCCTTCTCTACCAGGGCCTCATGAATGGTGTCCGTTTCTACTGCTATAGCCTGGcatgccaggctggcctcacccaACAACCAGGCGGCACTGTGGTCGCAGGCGCTGCGGCTGGGGCATTGGGGGCCTTCGTGGGGAGTCCTGCTTACCTG GTCAAGACACAGCTGCAGGCTCAGACAGTGGCTACTATGGCCGTGGGGCATCAGCACCAGCATCAG GGTGTCCTGAGTGCCCTGGAGACCATCTGGCGCCAACAGGGCATGCTGGGGCTGTGGCGGGGTGTGGGTGGGGCTGTGCCCCGAGTCACAGTAGGTTCAGCTGCCCAGCTGGCCACCTTTACCTCTGCCAAGGCTTGGGTACAGGATCGACAG TGGTTTTTGGAGGACAGCTGGCTGGTGACCCTGGCTGGTGGCATGATCAGCAGTATAGCCGTGGTTGCAGTCATGACACCCCTGGACGTCGTCAGCACGCGGCTGTACAATCAGCCAGTGGACAGAGCTGGCAGG GGCCAGCTGTATGGGGGCCTCGCTGATTGCCTGGTGAAGACCTGTCAACAGGAGGGACCCCTGGCACTCTACAAAGGCCTAGGCCCTGCCTATCTGCGCTTGGGTCCCCACACCATCCTTAGCATGTTCTTCTGGGATGAGCTTCGGAAACTGGTTGCGAGGGCCCAGCACCAGGGCACCTAG
- the Plekhm2 gene encoding pleckstrin homology domain-containing family M member 2 isoform 1 (isoform 1 is encoded by transcript variant 1): MEPREVKDRILENISLSVKKLQSYFAACEDETPAIRNHDKVLQRLCEHLDHALLYGLQDLSSGYWVLVVHFTRREAIRQIEVLQHVATNLGRSRAWLYLALNENSLESYLRLFQENLGLLQKYYVRNALVCSHDHLTLFLTLVSGLEFIRFDLDLDAPYLDLAPYMPDYYKPQYLLDFEDRLPSSVHGSDSLSLNSFNSVTSTNLEWDDSAIAPSSEDYDFGDVFPAVPSVPSTDWEDGDLTDTISGPRSTASDLTSSKTSTKSPTQRHNPFNEEQAETASSDTTPVHTTSQEKEEAQAPDQPDACTELEVIRVTKKKKIGKKKKTKLDEDASPLHPTSSQQKCGQQGEGDGLVGTPGLARDPSDTVLASPQEQGEGLSSTAGSSELSELSQMGLLIPEMKDTSMECLGQPLSKVIDKLHGQLDPSTWCSHADPPEQSFRAGSPGEAPEKPPFCDFSEGLPAPMDFYRFTVESPSTVAPGGGHHDPPGPSQPLHVPGSPAAALQEEEEGGGRGEGQTSQPLEDRQGEEIQEPEPQEPDSQLPLVSQEPVPEPVSQPEPGTHEALCKLKRDQPSPCLSSAEDSGVEEGQGSPSEMTHPSEFRVDNNHLLLLMIHVFRENEEQLFKMIRMSTGHMEGNLQLLYVLLTDCYVYLLRKGATEKPYLVEEAVSYNELDYVSVGLDQQTVKLVCTNRRKQFLLDTADVALAELFLASLKSAMIKGCREPPYPSILTDATMEKLALAKFVAQESKCEASAVTVHFYGLVHWEDPMEEALGPVPCQCSPAEGTITKEGMLHYKASTSYLGKEHWKACFVVLSNGILYQYPDRTDVIPLLSVNMGGEQCGGCRRSNTTDRPHAFQVILADRPCLELSADSEAEMADWMQHLCQAVSKGVIPQGIAPSPCIPCCLVITEDRLFTCHEDCQTSFFRSLGTARLADITAISTELGKEYCVLEFSQDSPQLLQPWVIYLSCTSELDRFLTALSSGWKAIYQVDLPHKAIHEASIKQKFEDALSLIHSAWQRSDSLCRGRASRDPWC, encoded by the exons CTGCAGAGCTACTTTGCAGCATGTGAGGACGAGACCCCTGCCATCCGGAACCACGACAAGGTCCTGCAGCGCCTGTGTGAGCACCTGGACCACGCCCTGCTGTACGG GTTGCAAGACTTGTCCTCTGGCTACTGGGTGCTCGTGGTCCATTTTACCCGCAGAGAGGCCATCAGGCAAATTGAGGTGCTACAGCATGTAGCCACCAACCTGGGGCGAA GCCGAGCCTGGCTCTACCTGGCCCTCAATGAGAATTCCTTGGAGAGCTACCTGCGTCTGTTCCAGGAGAACCTGGGCCTGCTACAGAAGTACTATGTCAG GAACGCCCTGGTCTGCAGCCACGATCACCTGACTCTCTTCCTGACCTTGGTGTCTGGGTTGGAGTTTATTCGGTTCGACCTGGAtctg GACGCCCCGTACTTAGACCTGGCTCCGTACATGCCTGACTATTATAAACCTCAGTACCTGCTGGACTTTGAAGACCGCCTTCCTAGCTCAGTCCACGGTTCAGACAGCCTCTCCCTAAACTCCTTCAATTCTGTCACCTCCACCAACCTGGAATGGGACGACAGTGCAATTGCCCCATCTAGCGAGG ATTATGATTTTGGAGATGTGTTTCCAGCAGTGCCGTCTGTACCCAGCACAGACTGGGAAG ATGGAGACCTCACGGACACCATCAGTGGTCCGCGTTCCACTGCTTCAGACCTGACCAGTAGCAAGACATCCACCAAGAGCCCCACCCAGCGTCATAACCCCTTCAATGAGGAGCAAGCAGAGACTGCATCATCCGACACCACCCCTGTGCACACTACCtctcaggagaaggaggaggcccAGGCCCCAGACCAGCCAGACGCTTGTACAGAGCTTGAAGTTATCAG GGTcaccaagaagaagaagattgGCAAGAAGAAAAAGACCAAGCTGGACGAGGATGCAAGCCCACTGCACCCCACCTCTAGTCAGCAGAAATGTGGCCAGCAGGGGGAAGGTGATGGACTTGTGGGCACCCCAGGCCTGGCGAGGGACCCTTCGGACACTGTACTTGCTTCCCCTCAGGAGCAAGGGGAAGGACTCAGCAGTACGGCTGGGAGCAGCGAGCTCTCCGAGCTCAGCCAGATGGGCTTGCTCATCCCCGAGATGAAGGACACCTCCATGGAGTGCCTAGGACAGCCTCTGAGCAAGGTCATTGACAAACTCCACGGCCAGCTGGACCCTAGCACCTGGTGCTCCCATGCCGATCCTCCCGAGCAGTCCTTTCGGGCCGGCTCTCCGGGGGAGGCCCCGGAGAAACCACCATTTTGCGACTTTAGTGAGGGGCTTCCAGCCCCCATGGACTTCTACCGGTTTACAGTCGAGAGTCCAAGTACTGTTGCACCAGGTGGCGGCCACCATGACCCTCCAGGGCCTAGCCAACCGCTGCATGTTCCTGGTAGCCCTGCGGCTGCtctccaagaagaagaagaaggaggaggaagaggagagggacagACATCTCAGCCCCTAGAAGACCGGCAAGGAGAGGAGATTCAGGAGCCAGAGCCTCAGGAACCGGACAGCCAGTTGCCACTGGTCAGCCAGGAGCCCGTGCCCGAACCTGTGTCCCAGCCTGAACCTGGAACCCACGAGGCTCTTTGCAAGCTCAAGCGAGACCAGCCCAGTCCTTGTCTGAGCAGTGCTGAGGACTCCGGGGTAGAGGAGGGCCAGGGTAGCCCTTCAGAGATGACGCACCCCTCAGAGTTCAG AGTAGACAACAACCACTTGCTCCTCCTCATGATTCACGTCTTTCGAGAAAACGAAGAGCAGTTGTTCAAA ATGATCCGGATGAGCACAGGGCACATGGAGGGTAATCTGCAACTGCTCTACGTGCTACTCACAGACTGCTATGTCTACCTGCTTCGGAAAG GGGCCACAGAAAAGCCATACCTGGTGGAAGAGGCTGTTTCTTACAATGAACTTGACTATGTGTCG GTTGGCCTCGACCAACAGACTGTCAAGCTGGTGTGCACCAACCGCAGGAAGCAGTTTCTGCTGGACACAGCCGACGTGGCCCTGGCTGA GCTCTTCTTGGCGTCTCTGAAGTCAGCCATGATCAAAGGTTGCCGGGAACCACCCTACCCCAGCATCCTGACTGATGCCACCATGGAGAAGCTGGCGTTGGCGAAATTTGTCGCCCAGGAGTCCAAATGTGAG GCATCCGCCGTGACCGTGCATTTCTATGGGCTTGTGCACTGGGAGGACCCCATGGAAGAGGCCCTGGGCCCTGTTCCCTGCCAGTGCTCACCCGCTGAGGGCACCATCACCAAAGAAGGCATGCTGCACTACAAGGCTAGCACCTCCTACCTGGGCAAGGAACACTGGAAGGCCTGCTTCGTGGTGCTCAG CAATGGGATCCTCTACCAGTATCCTGACCGCACGGACGTCATCCCCCTGCTGTCCGTGAACATGGG TGGGGAACAGTGCGGTGGCTGCCGGAGATCCAACACCACGGATCGGCCCCACGCCTTCCAGGTCATTCTGGCTGACCGGCCCTGCCTGGAGCTAAGCGCCGACAGCGAGGCTGAGATGGCTGACTGGATGCAACATCTCTGCCAGGCCGTGTCCAAAGGA GTCATACCCCAGGGCATAGCTCCCAGCCCCTGTATCCCTTGCTGCCTGGTGATCACAGAGGACCGCCTCTTCACCTGCCACGAGGATTGCCAAACCAGCTTCTTTCGCTCCCTGGGCACAGCCAGGCTGGCAGACATCACTGCCATCTCCACGGAGCTGGGCAAGGAATACTGTGTCCTG GAGTTCTCCCAGGATAGCCCACAGCTGCTCCAGCCTTGGGTCATCTACCTGAGCTGCACTTCCGAGCTGGACCGGTTCCTGACTGCCCTGAGCTCTGGGTGGAAAGCCATCTACCAG GTAGACCTTCCTCACAAGGCCATCCATGAAGCTTCCATCAAGCAGAAATTTGAAGACGCCCTGAGCCTCATCCACAGCGCCTGGCAGCGGAGCGACAGTCTCTGCCGCGGCAGGGCCTCCCGGGACCCCTGGTGCTGA
- the Slc25a34 gene encoding solute carrier family 25 member 34 isoform X1, whose translation MKPTQAQMAPAMDSREMVSPAVDLVLGASACCLACVFTNPLEVVKTRLQLQGELQAPGTYPRPYRGFVSSVAAVARADGLWGLQKGLAAGLLYQGLMNGVRFYCYSLACQAGLTQQPGGTVVAGAAAGALGAFVGSPAYLFPGSILELPSALNLQVKTQLQAQTVATMAVGHQHQHQGVLSALETIWRQQGMLGLWRGVGGAVPRVTVGSAAQLATFTSAKAWVQDRQWFLEDSWLVTLAGGMISSIAVVAVMTPLDVVSTRLYNQPVDRAGRGQLYGGLADCLVKTCQQEGPLALYKGLGPAYLRLGPHTILSMFFWDELRKLVARAQHQGT comes from the exons ATGAAGCCAACTCAGGCACAGATGGCTCCTGCCATGGATTCGAGGGAGATGGTGTCCCCGGCTGTGGACCTGGTGCTGGGTGCCTCAGCCTGCTGCCTGGCCTGTGTATTCACCAACCCCCTGGAAGTGGTAAAGACCCGTCTACAACTGCAGGGGGAACTGCAGGCCCCAGGCACCTACCCACGGCCCTACCGGGGCTTTGTGTCTTCTGTTGCAGCCGTGGCCCGGGCAGATGGGCTATGGGGCCTGCAGAAGGGGCTGGCTGCTGGCCTTCTCTACCAGGGCCTCATGAATGGTGTCCGTTTCTACTGCTATAGCCTGGcatgccaggctggcctcacccaACAACCAGGCGGCACTGTGGTCGCAGGCGCTGCGGCTGGGGCATTGGGGGCCTTCGTGGGGAGTCCTGCTTACCTG TTTCCAGGCTCTATCCTAGAGCTCCCATCTGCTCTGAACTTGCAGGTCAAGACACAGCTGCAGGCTCAGACAGTGGCTACTATGGCCGTGGGGCATCAGCACCAGCATCAG GGTGTCCTGAGTGCCCTGGAGACCATCTGGCGCCAACAGGGCATGCTGGGGCTGTGGCGGGGTGTGGGTGGGGCTGTGCCCCGAGTCACAGTAGGTTCAGCTGCCCAGCTGGCCACCTTTACCTCTGCCAAGGCTTGGGTACAGGATCGACAG TGGTTTTTGGAGGACAGCTGGCTGGTGACCCTGGCTGGTGGCATGATCAGCAGTATAGCCGTGGTTGCAGTCATGACACCCCTGGACGTCGTCAGCACGCGGCTGTACAATCAGCCAGTGGACAGAGCTGGCAGG GGCCAGCTGTATGGGGGCCTCGCTGATTGCCTGGTGAAGACCTGTCAACAGGAGGGACCCCTGGCACTCTACAAAGGCCTAGGCCCTGCCTATCTGCGCTTGGGTCCCCACACCATCCTTAGCATGTTCTTCTGGGATGAGCTTCGGAAACTGGTTGCGAGGGCCCAGCACCAGGGCACCTAG
- the Plekhm2 gene encoding pleckstrin homology domain-containing family M member 2 isoform 2 (isoform 2 is encoded by transcript variant 2): protein MEPREVKDRILENISLSVKKLQSYFAACEDETPAIRNHDKVLQRLCEHLDHALLYGLQDLSSGYWVLVVHFTRREAIRQIEVLQHVATNLGRSRAWLYLALNENSLESYLRLFQENLGLLQKYYVRNALVCSHDHLTLFLTLVSGLEFIRFDLDLDAPYLDLAPYMPDYYKPQYLLDFEDRLPSSVHGSDSLSLNSFNSVTSTNLEWDDSAIAPSSEDGDLTDTISGPRSTASDLTSSKTSTKSPTQRHNPFNEEQAETASSDTTPVHTTSQEKEEAQAPDQPDACTELEVIRVTKKKKIGKKKKTKLDEDASPLHPTSSQQKCGQQGEGDGLVGTPGLARDPSDTVLASPQEQGEGLSSTAGSSELSELSQMGLLIPEMKDTSMECLGQPLSKVIDKLHGQLDPSTWCSHADPPEQSFRAGSPGEAPEKPPFCDFSEGLPAPMDFYRFTVESPSTVAPGGGHHDPPGPSQPLHVPGSPAAALQEEEEGGGRGEGQTSQPLEDRQGEEIQEPEPQEPDSQLPLVSQEPVPEPVSQPEPGTHEALCKLKRDQPSPCLSSAEDSGVEEGQGSPSEMTHPSEFRVDNNHLLLLMIHVFRENEEQLFKMIRMSTGHMEGNLQLLYVLLTDCYVYLLRKGATEKPYLVEEAVSYNELDYVSVGLDQQTVKLVCTNRRKQFLLDTADVALAELFLASLKSAMIKGCREPPYPSILTDATMEKLALAKFVAQESKCEASAVTVHFYGLVHWEDPMEEALGPVPCQCSPAEGTITKEGMLHYKASTSYLGKEHWKACFVVLSNGILYQYPDRTDVIPLLSVNMGGEQCGGCRRSNTTDRPHAFQVILADRPCLELSADSEAEMADWMQHLCQAVSKGVIPQGIAPSPCIPCCLVITEDRLFTCHEDCQTSFFRSLGTARLADITAISTELGKEYCVLEFSQDSPQLLQPWVIYLSCTSELDRFLTALSSGWKAIYQVDLPHKAIHEASIKQKFEDALSLIHSAWQRSDSLCRGRASRDPWC from the exons CTGCAGAGCTACTTTGCAGCATGTGAGGACGAGACCCCTGCCATCCGGAACCACGACAAGGTCCTGCAGCGCCTGTGTGAGCACCTGGACCACGCCCTGCTGTACGG GTTGCAAGACTTGTCCTCTGGCTACTGGGTGCTCGTGGTCCATTTTACCCGCAGAGAGGCCATCAGGCAAATTGAGGTGCTACAGCATGTAGCCACCAACCTGGGGCGAA GCCGAGCCTGGCTCTACCTGGCCCTCAATGAGAATTCCTTGGAGAGCTACCTGCGTCTGTTCCAGGAGAACCTGGGCCTGCTACAGAAGTACTATGTCAG GAACGCCCTGGTCTGCAGCCACGATCACCTGACTCTCTTCCTGACCTTGGTGTCTGGGTTGGAGTTTATTCGGTTCGACCTGGAtctg GACGCCCCGTACTTAGACCTGGCTCCGTACATGCCTGACTATTATAAACCTCAGTACCTGCTGGACTTTGAAGACCGCCTTCCTAGCTCAGTCCACGGTTCAGACAGCCTCTCCCTAAACTCCTTCAATTCTGTCACCTCCACCAACCTGGAATGGGACGACAGTGCAATTGCCCCATCTAGCGAGG ATGGAGACCTCACGGACACCATCAGTGGTCCGCGTTCCACTGCTTCAGACCTGACCAGTAGCAAGACATCCACCAAGAGCCCCACCCAGCGTCATAACCCCTTCAATGAGGAGCAAGCAGAGACTGCATCATCCGACACCACCCCTGTGCACACTACCtctcaggagaaggaggaggcccAGGCCCCAGACCAGCCAGACGCTTGTACAGAGCTTGAAGTTATCAG GGTcaccaagaagaagaagattgGCAAGAAGAAAAAGACCAAGCTGGACGAGGATGCAAGCCCACTGCACCCCACCTCTAGTCAGCAGAAATGTGGCCAGCAGGGGGAAGGTGATGGACTTGTGGGCACCCCAGGCCTGGCGAGGGACCCTTCGGACACTGTACTTGCTTCCCCTCAGGAGCAAGGGGAAGGACTCAGCAGTACGGCTGGGAGCAGCGAGCTCTCCGAGCTCAGCCAGATGGGCTTGCTCATCCCCGAGATGAAGGACACCTCCATGGAGTGCCTAGGACAGCCTCTGAGCAAGGTCATTGACAAACTCCACGGCCAGCTGGACCCTAGCACCTGGTGCTCCCATGCCGATCCTCCCGAGCAGTCCTTTCGGGCCGGCTCTCCGGGGGAGGCCCCGGAGAAACCACCATTTTGCGACTTTAGTGAGGGGCTTCCAGCCCCCATGGACTTCTACCGGTTTACAGTCGAGAGTCCAAGTACTGTTGCACCAGGTGGCGGCCACCATGACCCTCCAGGGCCTAGCCAACCGCTGCATGTTCCTGGTAGCCCTGCGGCTGCtctccaagaagaagaagaaggaggaggaagaggagagggacagACATCTCAGCCCCTAGAAGACCGGCAAGGAGAGGAGATTCAGGAGCCAGAGCCTCAGGAACCGGACAGCCAGTTGCCACTGGTCAGCCAGGAGCCCGTGCCCGAACCTGTGTCCCAGCCTGAACCTGGAACCCACGAGGCTCTTTGCAAGCTCAAGCGAGACCAGCCCAGTCCTTGTCTGAGCAGTGCTGAGGACTCCGGGGTAGAGGAGGGCCAGGGTAGCCCTTCAGAGATGACGCACCCCTCAGAGTTCAG AGTAGACAACAACCACTTGCTCCTCCTCATGATTCACGTCTTTCGAGAAAACGAAGAGCAGTTGTTCAAA ATGATCCGGATGAGCACAGGGCACATGGAGGGTAATCTGCAACTGCTCTACGTGCTACTCACAGACTGCTATGTCTACCTGCTTCGGAAAG GGGCCACAGAAAAGCCATACCTGGTGGAAGAGGCTGTTTCTTACAATGAACTTGACTATGTGTCG GTTGGCCTCGACCAACAGACTGTCAAGCTGGTGTGCACCAACCGCAGGAAGCAGTTTCTGCTGGACACAGCCGACGTGGCCCTGGCTGA GCTCTTCTTGGCGTCTCTGAAGTCAGCCATGATCAAAGGTTGCCGGGAACCACCCTACCCCAGCATCCTGACTGATGCCACCATGGAGAAGCTGGCGTTGGCGAAATTTGTCGCCCAGGAGTCCAAATGTGAG GCATCCGCCGTGACCGTGCATTTCTATGGGCTTGTGCACTGGGAGGACCCCATGGAAGAGGCCCTGGGCCCTGTTCCCTGCCAGTGCTCACCCGCTGAGGGCACCATCACCAAAGAAGGCATGCTGCACTACAAGGCTAGCACCTCCTACCTGGGCAAGGAACACTGGAAGGCCTGCTTCGTGGTGCTCAG CAATGGGATCCTCTACCAGTATCCTGACCGCACGGACGTCATCCCCCTGCTGTCCGTGAACATGGG TGGGGAACAGTGCGGTGGCTGCCGGAGATCCAACACCACGGATCGGCCCCACGCCTTCCAGGTCATTCTGGCTGACCGGCCCTGCCTGGAGCTAAGCGCCGACAGCGAGGCTGAGATGGCTGACTGGATGCAACATCTCTGCCAGGCCGTGTCCAAAGGA GTCATACCCCAGGGCATAGCTCCCAGCCCCTGTATCCCTTGCTGCCTGGTGATCACAGAGGACCGCCTCTTCACCTGCCACGAGGATTGCCAAACCAGCTTCTTTCGCTCCCTGGGCACAGCCAGGCTGGCAGACATCACTGCCATCTCCACGGAGCTGGGCAAGGAATACTGTGTCCTG GAGTTCTCCCAGGATAGCCCACAGCTGCTCCAGCCTTGGGTCATCTACCTGAGCTGCACTTCCGAGCTGGACCGGTTCCTGACTGCCCTGAGCTCTGGGTGGAAAGCCATCTACCAG GTAGACCTTCCTCACAAGGCCATCCATGAAGCTTCCATCAAGCAGAAATTTGAAGACGCCCTGAGCCTCATCCACAGCGCCTGGCAGCGGAGCGACAGTCTCTGCCGCGGCAGGGCCTCCCGGGACCCCTGGTGCTGA